In Calderihabitans maritimus, the following are encoded in one genomic region:
- the panD gene encoding aspartate 1-decarboxylase, translating to MFRNMMKSKIHRARVTGADLNYVGSITIDRALMEAADILPNEKVQIVNNNNGARFETYAIPGEANSGVICLNGAAARLVQPGDVVIIISYALIEEKELSQFQSKVVLLDENNKIQKILKEEFPETVVKE from the coding sequence TTGTTCAGAAATATGATGAAGTCTAAAATTCACCGGGCGAGAGTTACCGGGGCGGATTTAAATTATGTGGGAAGTATAACTATTGATCGAGCTCTTATGGAAGCGGCAGACATTCTTCCTAATGAAAAAGTTCAAATAGTTAATAACAACAATGGCGCTAGATTTGAGACCTATGCTATTCCCGGAGAAGCCAACAGCGGTGTCATTTGTCTTAACGGTGCGGCGGCCAGGTTAGTTCAACCAGGAGATGTCGTAATTATAATCTCCTACGCATTAATTGAGGAAAAAGAATTATCACAGTTCCAGTCAAAAGTTGTTTTACTGGATGAGAATAACAAAATTCAAAAAATATTAAAAGAAGAGTTCCCGGAGACAGTTGTAAAAGAATAA
- the panC gene encoding pantoate--beta-alanine ligase codes for MRVINSISGLREYLEPCRKKGKTIGFVPTMGYFHEGHLSLMRQARKDCDVVVVSIFVNPIQFGAGEDYEEYPRDIDRDSKLAEKVGVDVIFAPAVREMYPEGYSTFVEVENLTEGLCGRSRPGHFRGVTTVVTKLFNIVQPDKAYFGQKDAQQAMVIRKMVADLNMPLEVIVLPTVREADGLAMSSRNVYLTPEQRKSATVLYRSLQLAKNLIEAGERSVAAVVERVKQEINAEPLAKIDYVEIRRADDLAQVEKIEGKILIALAVFIGKTRLIDNEIVEVQ; via the coding sequence ATGCGAGTAATAAATAGCATTTCAGGCTTGCGGGAGTATCTGGAGCCTTGTAGGAAAAAAGGAAAAACAATAGGCTTTGTACCTACTATGGGCTATTTCCATGAAGGGCATCTTTCTCTAATGCGTCAGGCCCGGAAAGATTGCGATGTGGTTGTGGTTAGTATATTTGTCAATCCTATTCAGTTTGGGGCCGGGGAAGATTACGAGGAATACCCGAGAGATATTGATAGGGATTCTAAACTGGCAGAAAAGGTAGGGGTAGATGTGATTTTTGCTCCTGCTGTAAGAGAAATGTACCCGGAAGGATACTCTACTTTTGTTGAAGTGGAGAATTTAACGGAAGGATTGTGCGGGCGCTCGCGGCCAGGTCACTTCCGGGGGGTAACTACGGTTGTTACCAAATTATTTAATATCGTACAACCTGACAAAGCTTATTTTGGCCAGAAAGATGCTCAACAGGCTATGGTCATCAGGAAAATGGTTGCTGATCTAAATATGCCTCTTGAGGTGATTGTATTACCTACCGTAAGGGAAGCCGACGGACTTGCTATGAGTTCCCGAAATGTATATCTGACACCGGAACAGCGGAAAAGCGCTACCGTTTTATACCGCTCTCTCCAATTGGCAAAAAATTTGATTGAAGCAGGAGAGAGAAGCGTTGCGGCTGTGGTGGAGAGGGTAAAACAAGAAATTAATGCCGAACCTTTAGCGAAGATTGACTATGTAGAAATTCGTCGGGCGGACGATTTGGCGCAAGTAGAGAAAATTGAAGGAAAGATATTAATTGCGCTCGCCGTTTTCATCGGAAAAACACGACTGATCGATAATGAAATAGTGGAGGTGCAGTAA
- the folK gene encoding 2-amino-4-hydroxy-6-hydroxymethyldihydropteridine diphosphokinase produces MKERVYLGLGGNVGPVKENLARAIQLLDEHPEIEVVGRSKWYLSSPVGKEDQPWFINGVIEIYTTLKPEQLLKVVNEIEQKLGRQRRERWGPRTVDIDILLFGDQIINTEDLVIPHPRLKERSFVLVPLRELNSRLTLPTGEQVEELIEKLEFSEQQVLPINLKHDKI; encoded by the coding sequence ATGAAGGAAAGAGTATACTTGGGGTTGGGAGGTAACGTAGGCCCGGTCAAGGAAAATTTGGCGCGTGCCATTCAGCTTTTGGATGAACACCCGGAGATAGAAGTAGTTGGACGATCCAAATGGTATTTGAGCTCGCCGGTAGGCAAAGAAGACCAACCCTGGTTTATCAATGGTGTAATAGAGATATATACAACTTTAAAACCTGAACAATTGCTAAAAGTCGTCAATGAAATTGAACAGAAATTGGGCCGACAAAGAAGAGAAAGATGGGGGCCTAGAACGGTAGATATAGATATTTTGCTCTTTGGGGATCAGATTATTAATACGGAAGATTTAGTTATTCCTCACCCTAGACTGAAGGAGCGTAGCTTTGTTCTGGTACCCTTAAGAGAGCTGAATTCTCGGTTGACCTTACCTACGGGAGAACAAGTGGAAGAACTAATAGAAAAATTAGAATTTTCAGAACAACAGGTATTGCCAATAAATCTTAAGCATGATAAAATATAA
- the folB gene encoding dihydroneopterin aldolase encodes MKDKIILEGMEFYGFHGVLEEEARRGQTFCVDVELYCNTLRAAASDDLRDTVNYAEAYETVRRIVEEERYNLIETLADRIAVALLQQEKVEKVVVRVKKPFAPIPGKFKSMAVEIVRGGEN; translated from the coding sequence TTGAAGGACAAGATTATCTTGGAGGGCATGGAATTTTACGGTTTTCATGGGGTGCTGGAAGAGGAGGCCCGGCGAGGGCAAACATTTTGCGTAGATGTAGAGTTATACTGCAATACCCTTCGGGCGGCGGCCAGTGATGACCTCAGGGATACGGTTAATTATGCCGAGGCCTACGAAACCGTCCGGAGGATTGTAGAAGAAGAAAGATATAACTTGATTGAGACTCTTGCCGATAGGATTGCCGTTGCGCTTTTACAGCAGGAGAAAGTTGAAAAAGTGGTTGTGCGTGTCAAGAAACCTTTTGCTCCCATCCCGGGAAAATTCAAAAGTATGGCGGTAGAAATTGTTAGAGGCGGGGAAAATTAA
- the folP gene encoding dihydropteroate synthase, which yields MDLSTYNVRVLRVDDLEEAKGAIKAVGADAGGIKLMSPKAVFRLVKVSDVPIKAANIIKQEMLSRGGEAALSRGAVDNSIDKTDVLLMGTLKQFEQLIYKLRMQPFGLPKLAEEIELVLKNVEPRKTSVLRCRDKSLLLGERTLIMGILNVTPDSFSDGGKYNTLEAAVERARLMVEEGADIIDLGGESTRPGASYVPAEEEMNRVLPVLERLVQELEVPISVDTYKAETARAALERGAHIINDVWGLKADPAMAEVVAEYDVPVVVMHNQKGTEYRDLMGDIVRALKESIDLAKAKGVAPDKIIIDPGIGFGKNTDQNLEVMKRLGELKSLGKPILLGTSRKSMIGNTLGLPVEERLEGTAATVAVGIMQGVDIVRVHDVKEMVRVARMTDAMIRR from the coding sequence ATGGATCTGAGTACTTATAACGTACGGGTCTTACGGGTTGACGACCTTGAGGAAGCGAAAGGGGCCATAAAAGCAGTAGGAGCTGATGCAGGCGGGATTAAATTGATGAGCCCTAAGGCGGTTTTTCGCCTGGTTAAGGTTAGTGACGTTCCTATAAAGGCGGCTAATATTATCAAACAGGAAATGTTATCTCGAGGTGGAGAAGCTGCTTTAAGTCGTGGGGCTGTCGACAATTCAATAGATAAGACTGATGTGCTTTTAATGGGGACGCTAAAGCAGTTTGAGCAACTAATATACAAGCTGCGGATGCAACCGTTTGGTTTGCCAAAGTTGGCGGAAGAAATCGAATTAGTGCTAAAAAATGTAGAACCTAGGAAAACATCAGTATTGCGGTGCCGGGACAAATCCCTGCTCTTGGGAGAGCGGACTTTGATTATGGGTATCCTTAACGTGACCCCTGATTCATTTTCCGACGGGGGAAAGTATAATACTTTAGAGGCGGCGGTAGAGCGCGCCCGCCTTATGGTAGAGGAAGGAGCCGATATAATAGACCTGGGAGGGGAATCTACCCGCCCGGGTGCTTCCTATGTTCCGGCTGAAGAAGAAATGAACCGGGTTCTACCGGTCTTAGAAAGACTGGTGCAAGAATTGGAAGTTCCCATTTCGGTAGATACTTATAAAGCAGAAACAGCCCGGGCGGCGCTGGAACGGGGAGCCCATATTATCAACGATGTGTGGGGCTTAAAGGCTGACCCGGCTATGGCAGAAGTGGTTGCAGAGTACGATGTTCCAGTCGTGGTCATGCATAACCAAAAAGGTACTGAATACCGGGATCTTATGGGAGATATCGTTAGAGCGCTTAAAGAGAGCATTGATCTAGCGAAGGCAAAAGGAGTGGCTCCAGATAAGATTATCATTGACCCCGGTATCGGTTTTGGCAAAAATACGGACCAGAACTTGGAAGTTATGAAACGGTTGGGAGAGCTTAAAAGCCTAGGGAAACCCATTTTGCTGGGGACCTCCCGAAAATCTATGATTGGAAACACTTTGGGACTACCTGTAGAAGAACGCTTAGAGGGTACGGCTGCTACCGTAGCGGTAGGAATAATGCAGGGAGTAGATATTGTCCGGGTTCATGATGTTAAAGAGATGGTAAGAGTGGCCCGTATGACTGATGCCATGATTAGACGGTGA